The Pseudomonas extremaustralis genome contains a region encoding:
- the plsB gene encoding glycerol-3-phosphate 1-O-acyltransferase PlsB produces the protein MTRSPFRRLVFGTLRRLLYLWVRSETINQSSLTLNLDRSRPVFYVLQSPSLSELAVVDTECTKAGLPRPVLPVSVGPLMEPAAFFYLTPEPDWLGRQDKRGAPPTLTRLVNTLTEHAEENAQIIPVSVFWGQSPDSESSPWKLLFADSWAVTGRLRRLLSILILGRKTRVQFSAPINLRELIEHNKGHERTVRMAQRILRVHFRNLKTAVIGPDLSHRRNLVKGLVNMPLVRQAIADEAEREKISPEKAKAQALRYGNEIASDYTYTAIRFLEVVLSWFWNKIYDGIKVNNIEGVQKVAQGYEVIYVPCHRSHIDYLLLSYLLFKNGLTPPHIAAGINLNMPVIGSLLRRGGAFFMRRTFKGNPLYTSVFNEYLHTLFTKGFPVEYFVEGGRSRTGRMLQPKTGMLAITLRSFLRSSRMPIVFVPVYIGYERVLEGRTYLGELRGASKKKESIFDIFKVIGALKQRFGQVAVNFGEPIKLAEFLDVEQPDWRAQELGPNYKPAWLNATTHRLGEQVARHLNEAAAVNPVNLVALALLSTTRLALDEQAMARQLDLYLALLRRVPYSPHTTLPEGDGMALIKHVKDMHLLSEQSDALGKILYLDEQNAVLMTYYRNNVLHIFALPALLASFFQSSSRMSREQILRYTRALYPYLQSELFIRWSLEELDTVIDQWLEAFVEQGLLRLENDVYLRPAPSSRHFVLLTLLSKSIAQTLQRFYMAISLLLNSGRNTISAEELEDLCTTMAQRLSILHGLNAPEFFDKSLFRHFIQTLLEQDVLRRDEAGKLSYHDLLGELAEGAAKRVLPAEIRLSIRQVALHRVDGAAEASDEPAAVKPEENR, from the coding sequence ATGACCCGCTCCCCGTTCCGCCGTCTGGTGTTTGGCACCCTGCGCCGACTGTTGTACCTCTGGGTTCGCTCGGAAACGATCAACCAGTCGTCCCTAACCCTCAACCTGGACCGCAGCCGGCCGGTGTTCTACGTCCTGCAATCGCCCTCCCTCAGCGAATTGGCCGTGGTCGATACCGAGTGCACCAAGGCCGGCCTGCCACGCCCGGTGCTGCCGGTATCGGTCGGCCCGCTGATGGAACCCGCGGCGTTCTTCTACCTCACACCGGAACCGGACTGGCTCGGCCGCCAGGACAAGCGCGGCGCGCCGCCGACCCTGACCCGCCTGGTCAATACCCTGACCGAGCACGCCGAAGAGAATGCACAAATCATTCCGGTCAGCGTGTTCTGGGGGCAGTCACCCGATAGCGAGTCCAGCCCCTGGAAACTGCTGTTTGCCGACAGCTGGGCAGTCACCGGGCGTCTGCGCCGCTTGCTGAGCATCCTGATCCTCGGTCGCAAGACCCGAGTGCAATTCTCCGCGCCCATCAACCTGCGTGAATTGATCGAGCACAATAAAGGTCACGAACGCACCGTGCGCATGGCCCAACGCATCCTGCGCGTGCACTTTCGTAACCTGAAGACCGCGGTGATCGGCCCCGATCTGTCCCACCGCCGCAATCTGGTGAAGGGCTTGGTGAATATGCCGCTGGTACGCCAGGCGATTGCCGACGAAGCCGAGCGAGAAAAGATCAGCCCGGAAAAAGCCAAGGCCCAGGCCCTGCGCTACGGCAACGAGATCGCCTCGGACTACACCTACACCGCGATCCGCTTCCTGGAAGTGGTGCTCAGCTGGTTCTGGAACAAGATCTACGACGGCATCAAGGTCAACAACATCGAGGGCGTGCAAAAGGTTGCCCAGGGTTACGAGGTGATCTACGTACCCTGCCACCGCAGCCACATCGACTACCTGCTGCTGTCGTACCTGCTGTTCAAGAACGGCCTGACCCCGCCGCACATCGCCGCCGGGATCAACCTGAACATGCCGGTGATCGGTAGCCTGCTGCGCCGTGGCGGTGCGTTTTTCATGCGGCGCACCTTCAAGGGCAACCCGCTGTACACCTCGGTGTTCAACGAATACCTGCACACGCTGTTCACCAAAGGCTTCCCGGTGGAGTACTTCGTCGAAGGCGGACGTTCGCGCACCGGGCGCATGCTGCAGCCCAAAACCGGGATGCTGGCGATTACCTTGCGCAGCTTCCTGCGTTCCTCGCGCATGCCGATTGTGTTCGTACCGGTGTATATCGGCTATGAGCGTGTGCTCGAAGGCCGCACCTACCTCGGTGAGTTGCGTGGCGCGAGCAAGAAGAAAGAGTCGATCTTCGATATTTTCAAAGTGATCGGTGCGCTCAAGCAGCGTTTTGGCCAGGTCGCGGTCAACTTCGGCGAACCGATCAAACTGGCGGAATTCCTCGACGTCGAGCAACCGGATTGGCGCGCCCAGGAGCTGGGCCCGAACTACAAACCGGCCTGGCTCAACGCAACCACCCATCGTCTCGGCGAACAGGTGGCGCGGCACTTGAACGAAGCGGCGGCGGTCAACCCGGTCAACCTGGTGGCCCTGGCGCTGCTGTCCACCACACGCCTGGCCCTGGACGAACAGGCCATGGCCCGCCAGTTGGACCTGTACCTGGCGCTGCTGCGCCGCGTGCCTTATTCGCCCCACACCACCTTGCCCGAAGGCGATGGCATGGCGCTGATCAAGCACGTCAAGGACATGCACCTGCTGTCGGAACAGAGCGACGCCCTCGGCAAGATTCTGTACCTGGACGAGCAGAACGCCGTCCTGATGACCTACTACCGCAACAACGTGCTGCATATCTTCGCCCTGCCGGCGCTGCTGGCGAGCTTCTTCCAGAGCAGTTCGCGGATGAGCCGCGAGCAGATCCTGCGCTACACCCGTGCCCTGTACCCGTACCTGCAATCGGAGCTGTTTATCCGCTGGTCGCTGGAAGAGCTGGACACGGTGATCGACCAGTGGCTGGAGGCCTTCGTCGAGCAGGGCCTGCTGCGCCTGGAAAACGACGTGTACCTGCGCCCGGCCCCGAGTTCGCGGCACTTCGTGCTGCTGACGCTGCTGTCCAAAAGCATCGCCCAGACCCTGCAACGCTTCTACATGGCGATCTCGCTGCTGCTCAACAGTGGCCGGAACACCATCAGCGCCGAAGAGTTGGAAGACCTGTGCACGACCATGGCCCAGCGCCTGTCGATCCTGCATGGCCTCAACGCCCCGGAATTCTTCGACAAGAGTCTTTTCCGACATTTCATCCAGACCTTGCTGGAGCAAGATGTGCTGCGCCGCGATGAAGCCGGCAAGTTGAGTTATCACGACCTGCTCGGCGAACTGGCCGAGGGCGCAGCCAAGCGCGTGTTGCCGGCCGAAATTCGCCTGTCGATTCGCCAGGTGGCCTTGCATCGCGTGGACGGTGCGGCCGAGGCGTCGGACGAACCTGCAGCCGTCAAACCCGAAGAAAACCGCTAG
- a CDS encoding YbaY family lipoprotein yields the protein MKKILLLGLTALLGACQSMPPAPTASLDGEVFYLQRIALPATATLSVSLQDVSRMDAPAVTLAEQKGPVKGQVPLPFHLSYDPAQVKPGHRYAVTARIELDGKLLFMTTEQHAVQLNGQDPQPLRLRVNAVAH from the coding sequence ATGAAAAAGATCCTCCTCCTGGGCCTCACCGCCCTGCTCGGAGCCTGCCAATCCATGCCCCCTGCGCCCACGGCCAGCCTCGATGGCGAAGTGTTCTACCTGCAACGCATCGCCCTGCCAGCGACAGCGACCTTGAGCGTCAGCCTGCAAGACGTGTCGCGGATGGACGCCCCGGCCGTGACACTCGCCGAGCAGAAAGGCCCGGTCAAGGGCCAGGTGCCACTGCCATTTCACCTGAGTTACGATCCGGCACAGGTCAAGCCGGGCCACCGTTATGCGGTGACTGCTCGCATCGAACTGGACGGCAAGCTACTGTTCATGACCACCGAACAGCACGCGGTACAGCTCAATGGCCAGGACCCACAGCCACTGCGCTTGCGGGTCAACGCTGTCGCTCACTGA
- a CDS encoding DUF4197 domain-containing protein: MLRNSLRLTALCAGLLLGANAMALDLGSLSQGDASGGLKDALTQGAQIAVKQLGVPGGFSNNPEVKIGLPGKLGKVADKLKMFGMGDQVTQLEDSMNKAAETAVTQAQPILVNAVKNMSVTDAKGILTGGQDSATQYLNKSSREEIRAKFLPIVKAATDKVGVAQQYNALAGKAAAFGAIDTKSANVENYVTEQALDGLFKMIAQQEETIRKNPAAAATSLAKKVFGAL, from the coding sequence ATGCTCCGCAACTCCCTTCGCCTCACTGCCCTGTGTGCCGGCCTGCTGCTCGGTGCCAACGCCATGGCCCTTGACCTTGGCAGCCTGTCCCAGGGCGACGCCAGCGGCGGCCTCAAGGACGCCCTGACCCAGGGCGCACAGATCGCCGTAAAACAACTGGGTGTACCCGGTGGTTTCAGCAACAACCCCGAAGTGAAAATCGGCCTGCCGGGCAAACTCGGCAAAGTCGCCGACAAGCTGAAAATGTTCGGCATGGGTGACCAGGTCACACAGCTGGAAGACAGCATGAACAAAGCGGCTGAAACCGCCGTGACCCAGGCCCAGCCGATCCTGGTCAACGCCGTGAAAAACATGAGCGTGACCGACGCCAAGGGCATCCTTACCGGCGGCCAGGACTCGGCCACCCAGTACCTGAACAAGAGCAGCCGCGAAGAAATCCGCGCCAAGTTCCTGCCCATCGTCAAGGCTGCCACCGACAAGGTCGGCGTCGCCCAGCAGTACAACGCCCTGGCCGGCAAGGCAGCGGCATTTGGCGCGATCGATACCAAGAGCGCCAACGTCGAAAACTACGTGACCGAGCAGGCGCTGGATGGTTTGTTCAAGATGATCGCGCAGCAGGAAGAGACGATTCGCAAGAATCCGGCAGCTGCGGCGACCAGCCTGGCGAAAAAGGTGTTTGGCGCGCTGTAG
- a CDS encoding efflux RND transporter permease subunit gives MGFNLSEWALRNRQIVLFLMILLAVVGTLSYTKLGQSEDPPFTFKAMVIKTNWPGATAQEVSRQVTERIEKKLMETGEYDRIVSFSRPGESQVTFVARDAMRSAQIPDLWYQVRKKVGDIRQTLPPDIQGPFFNDEFGTTFGNIYALTGDGFDYAVLKDYADRIQIQLQRVADVGKVELIGLQDEKIWIELSNLKLATLGLPLAAVQQALQEQNAVSTAGFFETPSERVQLRVSGNFKTVEEIRAFPIRVGDRTFRIGDVAQIHRGFNDPPAPRMRFMGEDAIGLAVAMRDGGDILVLGKALEGEFARLQKNLPAGMELRKVSDQPAAVKTGVGEFVRVLAEALAIVLLVSFFSLGVRTGMVVALAIPLVLAMTFASMYYLGIGLHKISLGALVLALGLLVDDAIIAVEMMAIKMEQGYDRVKAASFAWTSTAFPMLTGTLITAAGFLPIATAQSSTGEYTRSIFQVVTIALLASWVAAVVFVPYLGEKLLPDLAKIHAAKHGTDGPDPYGTPFYQRVRRLVEWCVRRRKTVVVLTLLLFIGSVALFRFVPQQFFPASGRLELMVDLKLAEGASLSNTAAQVKRLEALLKDHAGIDNYVAYVGTGSPRFYLPLDQQLPAASFAQFVVLAKTIEERESLRTWLIQTLNEQFPDLRSRVTRLENGPPVGYPVQFRVTGENIGEVRALARKVAARVRENPHVANVHLDWEEPSKIVYLNIDQDRARALGVSTANLSKFLQSSLTGSSVSQFREDNELIEILLRGTVHERTELSLLPSLAVPTDNGKSVALAQIATLEYGFEEGVIWHRNRLPTVTIRADIYGKEQPATLVQQILPTLEGVRAELPDGYLLDVGGTVEDSARGQNSVKAGVPLFIVVVLTLLMLQLRSFSRTAMVFLTAPLGLIGVTLFLLVFRQPFGFVAMLGTIALSGMIMRNSVILVDQIEQDIKAGLAPWQAIIEATVRRFRPIVLTALAAVLAMIPLSRSVFFGPMAVAIMGGLIVATALTLLFLPALYAAWFKVRKDAA, from the coding sequence ATGGGTTTCAATCTTTCCGAATGGGCGTTGCGCAATCGCCAGATCGTACTGTTCCTGATGATCCTGCTGGCAGTGGTTGGCACTTTGTCCTACACCAAGTTGGGGCAAAGCGAAGACCCGCCGTTCACCTTCAAGGCCATGGTGATCAAGACCAACTGGCCCGGGGCCACGGCCCAGGAGGTTTCGCGGCAGGTCACCGAGCGCATCGAGAAAAAACTCATGGAGACCGGCGAGTACGATCGCATCGTGTCCTTCTCGCGGCCCGGCGAATCCCAGGTCACGTTCGTCGCCCGCGACGCCATGCGTTCGGCGCAGATTCCCGACCTGTGGTACCAGGTGCGCAAAAAGGTCGGCGACATTCGCCAGACCTTGCCGCCCGATATACAAGGGCCGTTTTTCAACGATGAATTCGGCACCACCTTTGGCAATATCTACGCCCTGACCGGCGACGGTTTCGACTACGCCGTGCTCAAGGACTACGCCGACCGCATCCAGATCCAACTGCAACGGGTGGCGGATGTCGGCAAGGTCGAGCTGATCGGCCTGCAGGACGAGAAAATCTGGATCGAGCTATCCAACCTCAAACTGGCCACCCTCGGCTTGCCCCTGGCCGCCGTGCAGCAGGCGTTGCAGGAGCAGAACGCGGTGTCCACCGCCGGCTTCTTTGAAACCCCGAGCGAGCGCGTGCAGTTGCGGGTGTCAGGCAATTTCAAGACGGTGGAAGAGATTCGCGCCTTCCCGATCCGCGTCGGCGATCGCACCTTCCGCATCGGCGATGTGGCGCAGATCCACCGTGGCTTCAACGACCCACCCGCGCCGCGCATGCGCTTTATGGGCGAAGACGCCATCGGTCTGGCCGTGGCCATGCGCGACGGCGGCGACATCCTGGTGTTGGGCAAGGCTCTTGAAGGCGAATTCGCACGCTTGCAGAAGAACCTTCCGGCGGGCATGGAACTGCGCAAGGTGTCGGACCAGCCGGCGGCAGTGAAAACCGGCGTCGGAGAATTCGTCCGTGTCTTGGCCGAGGCGCTGGCCATTGTGTTGCTGGTGAGCTTCTTCTCCCTCGGCGTGCGTACCGGCATGGTGGTAGCCCTGGCGATTCCGCTGGTGCTGGCGATGACCTTTGCCAGCATGTATTACCTCGGTATCGGCCTGCACAAGATTTCCCTTGGTGCCCTGGTGCTGGCCCTGGGCTTGCTGGTGGACGATGCGATTATCGCCGTGGAAATGATGGCGATCAAAATGGAACAGGGTTATGACCGGGTTAAAGCCGCAAGTTTCGCCTGGACCAGCACCGCGTTCCCGATGCTTACCGGGACGCTGATCACCGCCGCCGGCTTCCTGCCGATCGCCACCGCGCAGTCGAGCACCGGCGAATACACCCGTTCGATCTTCCAGGTGGTGACCATCGCGTTACTGGCTTCCTGGGTGGCCGCCGTGGTGTTCGTGCCTTACCTGGGGGAAAAACTCCTGCCTGACCTGGCGAAGATTCATGCGGCTAAGCACGGTACGGATGGGCCCGATCCCTACGGCACTCCGTTCTACCAGCGTGTAAGACGTTTGGTGGAGTGGTGTGTACGGCGCCGTAAAACCGTGGTCGTGTTGACCCTGCTGTTGTTCATCGGGTCGGTTGCGTTGTTTCGTTTTGTGCCCCAGCAGTTCTTCCCTGCGTCCGGCCGTCTGGAACTGATGGTCGACCTCAAACTGGCCGAAGGCGCCTCCCTGAGCAACACCGCCGCGCAGGTCAAGCGCCTGGAGGCTTTGCTCAAGGACCATGCTGGCATCGACAACTACGTGGCCTATGTCGGTACCGGTTCGCCGCGTTTCTATCTGCCCCTGGACCAGCAACTGCCGGCGGCCAGCTTTGCCCAATTCGTGGTGTTGGCCAAGACGATCGAGGAGCGTGAAAGCCTGCGCACTTGGCTGATCCAAACCCTCAACGAACAATTCCCGGACCTGCGCTCACGGGTCACGCGCCTGGAAAACGGCCCGCCCGTGGGCTACCCAGTGCAGTTTCGCGTGACGGGCGAGAACATCGGAGAAGTTCGCGCCCTGGCCCGTAAAGTGGCGGCCAGGGTTCGCGAAAATCCCCACGTGGCCAATGTGCACCTGGACTGGGAAGAACCCAGCAAGATCGTCTACCTCAATATCGACCAGGACCGCGCCCGCGCCCTTGGCGTGAGCACCGCCAACCTGTCGAAATTCCTGCAGAGCTCCCTCACCGGTTCCAGCGTCAGCCAATTCCGGGAGGACAACGAGTTGATCGAAATCCTTCTGCGCGGCACCGTCCACGAACGTACTGAATTGTCGCTGCTGCCAAGCCTGGCCGTGCCGACCGACAACGGAAAAAGCGTGGCCCTGGCCCAAATCGCTACCCTTGAATACGGCTTCGAAGAGGGCGTGATCTGGCACCGCAACCGCCTGCCGACCGTGACCATTCGCGCTGATATCTATGGCAAGGAGCAACCGGCGACGCTGGTCCAGCAGATCCTGCCGACCCTTGAAGGTGTGCGCGCCGAACTGCCCGACGGCTACCTGCTGGACGTCGGCGGTACCGTCGAAGACTCCGCGCGCGGGCAGAACTCGGTGAAGGCCGGTGTCCCCTTGTTCATCGTGGTGGTGCTGACGTTGCTGATGCTGCAACTGCGAAGTTTCTCACGCACGGCGATGGTGTTTCTCACCGCACCCCTTGGACTGATCGGCGTGACGCTGTTCCTGCTGGTGTTCCGCCAACCCTTCGGGTTTGTCGCCATGCTCGGCACCATCGCGCTGTCGGGGATGATCATGCGCAACTCGGTGATCCTGGTGGACCAGATCGAACAGGACATCAAGGCCGGACTCGCGCCGTGGCAGGCCATCATCGAAGCCACCGTCCGACGCTTCCGCCCGATTGTGCTGACGGCACTCGCGGCGGTACTGGCGATGATCCCGCTGTCACGCAGTGTGTTCTTCGGGCCGATGGCGGTGGCGATCATGGGGGGATTGATTGTGGCGACGGCATTGACGCTATTGTTCCTGCCAGCACTGTATGCAGCGTGGTTCAAAGTGAGGAAGGATGCTGCGTAA
- a CDS encoding efflux RND transporter periplasmic adaptor subunit — translation MRSTFLPLALPLSLALLLAACGHEDTAKTPLRPAMVVQPQPSAQATDSYPGEVRARYEPDLAFRIGGKVSKRLVEEGERVKANQPLAELDPQDVRLQLEATRAQVAAAEANLRLVRAERDRYKTLMDRQLVSRSQYDNAENLYRSGEARLKQIKAEFDVSSNQAGYAVLRAPQDGVVAKRSVEVGQVVSAGQTVFTLATDGEREVLISLPEQGFGRFKIGQPVAVELWSQPEQRFAGRIRELSPAADPKSRTFAARIAFTGGKVPAELGQSARVFIQADGVIPLSVPLSALSAENGVSYVWRVLPDNTLKRTVVRIGAFGEKAVPVLEGLNPTDWVVAAGVHVLHEGQQVRPVDRANRVVNLAAKE, via the coding sequence ATGCGCAGCACTTTCCTGCCCCTTGCGTTGCCTCTCAGCCTGGCCCTCCTGTTGGCCGCTTGCGGCCATGAAGATACGGCCAAGACCCCCCTCCGCCCGGCCATGGTGGTGCAGCCGCAGCCCTCGGCGCAGGCGACGGACAGCTATCCAGGCGAAGTACGTGCCCGTTACGAGCCGGATCTGGCCTTTCGCATCGGCGGCAAAGTCAGCAAGCGGTTGGTGGAGGAGGGCGAACGGGTCAAGGCCAACCAGCCGTTGGCGGAACTCGATCCCCAGGATGTGCGCCTGCAATTGGAGGCCACCCGCGCCCAAGTCGCGGCTGCCGAAGCCAACCTGAGATTGGTGCGGGCCGAGCGTGATCGCTACAAAACGCTGATGGACCGTCAACTGGTCAGCCGTTCCCAGTACGACAACGCCGAAAATCTCTACCGATCCGGTGAAGCGCGCCTCAAGCAGATCAAGGCCGAGTTCGACGTGTCCAGCAATCAGGCCGGTTATGCCGTGCTGCGTGCGCCGCAGGACGGCGTGGTCGCCAAGCGTTCGGTGGAAGTCGGCCAAGTGGTGTCCGCCGGCCAGACCGTATTCACCCTGGCCACCGACGGTGAACGTGAAGTGCTGATCAGTCTGCCGGAGCAAGGCTTCGGTCGCTTCAAGATCGGCCAACCGGTCGCGGTTGAGTTGTGGAGCCAGCCGGAGCAACGCTTTGCCGGGCGTATTCGTGAACTGTCGCCCGCCGCCGATCCCAAATCCCGGACCTTCGCCGCGCGCATCGCGTTCACCGGCGGTAAGGTCCCGGCCGAACTGGGCCAGAGCGCCCGCGTATTCATACAGGCCGATGGCGTTATTCCTTTGTCTGTGCCGCTGTCCGCCCTTAGTGCAGAGAACGGTGTGTCGTACGTCTGGCGCGTGCTGCCGGACAATACCCTCAAGCGCACAGTGGTGCGCATCGGCGCGTTCGGCGAAAAGGCCGTACCGGTACTGGAAGGTTTGAATCCCACTGATTGGGTGGTTGCCGCCGGTGTGCATGTGCTCCATGAGGGCCAGCAAGTGCGCCCGGTGGATCGCGCCAACCGTGTAGTGAATCTGGCGGCCAAGGAGTAG
- a CDS encoding TetR/AcrR family transcriptional regulator, whose product MSDNPVHTNSPGRPKDMAKRQAILEAAKILFLNNGYASTSMDAVALEAGVSKLTVYSHFTDKETLFTAAVVAKCEEQLPVMYFELPPDMPVDTVLLNIARGFHRLINSEESVNLHRLMMTTGNQDVKLSQIFFEAGPMRMLQGMERLLSKIDQSGALSIDKPFKAAEHFFCLLKGTANFCLLYGCAGQLSEEAAEAHVQDVVGLFMRAYRP is encoded by the coding sequence ATGTCCGACAATCCTGTCCACACCAATAGCCCAGGGCGTCCCAAGGACATGGCAAAACGCCAGGCTATCCTCGAAGCAGCCAAAATCCTGTTTCTGAACAATGGCTACGCCAGCACCAGCATGGATGCTGTGGCCCTTGAGGCCGGCGTGTCGAAACTGACCGTCTATAGCCACTTCACCGACAAAGAGACCTTATTCACCGCCGCCGTGGTGGCAAAGTGCGAGGAACAACTGCCGGTGATGTACTTTGAACTGCCCCCCGATATGCCGGTGGACACTGTGTTGTTGAATATCGCGCGGGGGTTCCATCGGCTGATCAACAGCGAGGAGTCGGTGAACCTGCATCGCCTGATGATGACCACCGGCAATCAGGACGTGAAACTCTCACAGATCTTCTTTGAAGCGGGCCCCATGCGCATGTTGCAAGGCATGGAACGCCTGCTGAGCAAAATCGACCAGAGCGGCGCGCTGAGCATCGACAAACCGTTCAAGGCGGCCGAGCACTTCTTCTGCCTGCTCAAGGGCACCGCGAATTTCTGCTTGCTGTATGGCTGCGCCGGGCAGTTGAGCGAAGAGGCCGCCGAAGCCCATGTGCAGGATGTGGTGGGGTTGTTTATGCGGGCCTACCGACCTTGA
- a CDS encoding class I SAM-dependent methyltransferase gives MSEQPAASRIQVEALAEGFKARAGQVAEQLGLPLTLADADFSLQVGEHGLQLQQLGPDAPGPVRVDFVEGGAAHRRLYGGGSGQMIAKAVGIAQGVRPRVLDATAGLGKDAFVLASLGCDMSLIERQPLIGALLEDGLARAAEDFDVAPIVARMKLLKGNSIDVMLNWQGEPPQVIYLDPMFPHREKTALVKKEMRLFRPLVGDDLDAPALLAAALALASHRVVVKRPRKAPCIEGPKPSHALDGKSSRYDIYPKKALKP, from the coding sequence ATGAGCGAACAACCCGCGGCCAGCCGCATCCAGGTCGAGGCCTTGGCCGAAGGTTTCAAGGCCCGCGCCGGGCAGGTGGCCGAACAGCTTGGCTTGCCATTAACGCTGGCCGATGCGGATTTTTCCCTGCAAGTCGGGGAACACGGCCTGCAGTTGCAACAGCTTGGGCCTGATGCACCGGGGCCGGTGCGCGTCGACTTTGTCGAAGGTGGTGCCGCGCACCGGCGTTTATACGGCGGTGGCAGCGGACAGATGATCGCCAAGGCCGTGGGCATTGCCCAAGGTGTGCGTCCGCGGGTGCTGGACGCCACAGCCGGGCTGGGCAAGGACGCGTTTGTCCTCGCTAGCCTGGGTTGCGACATGAGCCTGATCGAGCGCCAGCCATTGATCGGCGCCTTGCTCGAAGACGGCCTGGCACGCGCGGCGGAGGATTTTGACGTGGCGCCGATCGTGGCGCGCATGAAGCTGCTCAAGGGCAACTCCATCGACGTGATGCTCAACTGGCAAGGCGAGCCGCCCCAGGTGATCTACCTCGACCCGATGTTCCCTCATCGTGAGAAAACCGCCTTGGTGAAGAAGGAAATGCGCCTGTTCCGTCCGCTGGTAGGCGATGATCTGGACGCTCCGGCCTTGCTGGCGGCGGCGCTGGCGCTGGCCAGTCATCGCGTGGTGGTCAAGCGCCCGCGCAAGGCGCCATGCATCGAAGGGCCCAAGCCAAGCCATGCGCTGGATGGCAAATCCAGCCGCTATGACATCTACCCCAAGAAGGCGCTCAAGCCCTGA
- a CDS encoding isocitrate lyase/PEP mutase family protein — protein MDAQARRAETFKALHERDRAFVMPNPWDAGSAIMLASLGFEALATTSAGCAFSLGRPDAEGALSLEDTLANAGMIARATTLPVAADLENGFSDTPEGCAQTILCAAASGIVGGSIEDASGIAADPIYPFDLSVQRVEAAVAAARSLPFPFILTARAENLLHGRLDLPDTIRRLQAYAEAGADVLYAPGLRSAEDVLAVVKAVAPKPVNVLMSGGLKLSVAQLSEMGVRRISVGSAMALAAYGEFYRAAQEVSEHGTFTFTERSMPFSTANRFFKD, from the coding sequence ATGGATGCCCAAGCCCGTCGCGCCGAAACCTTCAAGGCCTTGCATGAACGCGATCGAGCCTTTGTGATGCCCAACCCGTGGGATGCGGGCTCGGCGATCATGCTCGCCAGCCTCGGTTTCGAGGCCCTGGCCACCACCAGCGCGGGCTGTGCCTTCAGCCTGGGGCGGCCGGATGCTGAAGGGGCGTTGTCCCTGGAGGACACGCTGGCCAATGCCGGCATGATTGCCAGGGCGACCACCTTGCCGGTAGCGGCGGACTTGGAAAACGGTTTTAGCGACACCCCCGAAGGCTGTGCCCAGACGATCCTGTGCGCCGCCGCCAGCGGTATCGTCGGGGGTTCCATCGAAGATGCCAGCGGCATTGCGGCTGACCCGATCTATCCCTTCGACCTGTCCGTGCAGCGCGTGGAAGCCGCCGTAGCCGCCGCTCGCAGTCTGCCATTTCCATTCATCCTGACGGCACGCGCGGAGAACCTCCTACACGGTCGCCTGGATTTGCCCGACACCATCCGCCGCCTGCAGGCCTACGCCGAAGCCGGGGCCGACGTGCTCTACGCACCGGGTCTGCGCAGTGCCGAGGATGTGCTGGCGGTGGTCAAGGCCGTCGCCCCAAAGCCGGTGAACGTGTTGATGTCCGGCGGGCTGAAGCTGAGTGTGGCGCAGTTGAGCGAGATGGGCGTCAGGCGTATCAGCGTAGGTTCGGCCATGGCGCTGGCGGCCTACGGCGAGTTTTACCGGGCGGCCCAGGAGGTGTCCGAGCACGGCACATTCACGTTTACCGAGCGCTCGATGCCTTTCAGCACCGCCAATCGGTTCTTCAAGGATTAA